The Vibrio aerogenes nucleotide sequence GGTACCCGGTAATTTCATGAAAATCATCTTTGCCCAGTTTTTTACCAAACTGGGGGATGCTTTGATTAATCCGAAAGTGACTTTACCCTGGATCATGCAAAGTATCGGTATACCGGCTTCATTTGTGGCCTGGCTGGTGCCGATCAGAGAATCTGGCTCGTTATTACCACAGCTCGTGATTGCCAGTTATATCCGGCGGTTATCTGTCCGTAAATGGGTCTGGGTTTGTGGGAGTCTCCTGCAGGCGGTGGCCGTCCTTGCGATTGGTTTGGTGGCGATGTCTTTTGAAGGAAACACGGCTGGCTGGGCGATTCTGCTGCTTTTGTCGGTGTTTAGCCTGGCCCGCGGATTAAATTCGGTCGCCTCAAAAGATGTGTTAGGAAAGACGATCCCTAAATCCCAGCGGGGGCAGGTGAATGGCTGGTCAGGCAGTGCGTCCGGATTTGTGACGTTGATTTTTGCCGGATTGATGGCCATCTCCCATTTTTCCGGCTGGCAGGGGAGTGGTGTTTTCTACGGTGGTTGCCTGATTTCAGCAGCAGTGGTCTGGTTGATCGGCGCAATGATCTATGGCCGGATTGAGGAATATGAAGGGGAGACGGAAGGGGGAAAAAATGGCTTGCTTGAGGCATTAAAGCAGTGTCATTTATTGTGGACTGACCGTGCTTTTCTTCAGTTTGTTCTGACCCGGACTTTGTTTCTTTGTACTGCGCTCAGCGCGCCTTACTATGTGTTGCTGGCTCAGAAAAACCATGGCAATGATATCTGGATGCTGGCCTTATTTATGTTTGCCAGCGGGCTGGCTTCTTTGCTGGCCGGGCCTTTCTGGGGAAAATTTGCAGATAAATCCAGCAAAAAGGTGATGATGCTCGGGGCATCAATGAGTGCGGTGACTGGGGGGATATTGTTTGTGATTGATACGGGTTTGCCGGGATTGACTCAGTCATACGGGTTATTTCCCGCCCTGTACTTTATGGTGTGTATTGCCCACGATGGTGTCCGGGTCGGACGAAAAACCTATCTGGTGGATTTGTCTGAGGGAAATCAAAGAACCCGCTATGTTGCGGTGTCGAATACAGTGATTGGTCTGATGTTGCTGCTGATGAGTAGTCTGGGGCTGCTGACACAGCTGATCTCATTGTCGCAGCTGGTGCTGGTATTTTCTGCGGTGACGATTGCCGGGGTGCTGCTGGCGGCCCGTCTTCCGGATGTTTCCCGGACCTGAGATGGCCTGAGTGAGCAATGCGCTGAAAATAAAGGAAAAGCGCCGGTAAACGGCGCTTTGATGAAGTTGCTTTGACGCATTTTTCTGTTTACCAGCACAGCGATAAACCGTCACCGGATGACTTGGATGCAATACCGGAGACCGGTGCGTCAGTAATTAACTCAACGCCGGTGTTGAGGAAATCCAGCCCTTCAGTATTCTGCGGTTTTTTGCCGGTTTGAATGAACGTATTGATTGCCTCAACGCCCATGGCGGCCATTCGTAGCGGGAACTGCATGGATGTGGCACCAATGACACCGGATTTCACATTTTCAACCCCTTCACAGCCGCCGTCGACAGAGACGATGAGCGCATCTTTTTTGCCAAAAGCAGCTAATGCTTCATAAGCCCCGATGGCTGCAGGTTCATTAATTGTATAGACGACGTTAATGCCGGTATCTTTCTGGAGCAGGGTTTCAATCGCTTTGCGTCCGCCTTCCACAGAACCTTGTGTGACTTCATTACCCACAATCCGCGCATCTGTCTCGTCACCAATATCCTGAGCGTTGTTTAAATCAATGCCGAATCCTTTCAGAAAGCCCTGATCCCTGGCGACATCCACACTGATTTCATTGGCATTGAGATCCAGCAGTGCAATTTTAGCAGAACCTGCTTTATCACCGAGTTTGGCTTTTGCCCACTGGCCAATCAGCTCACCGGCTTTAAAATTATCTGTGGCAAATGTTGCATCAGCAGCACTGGCCGGGTCCAGTGGCGTATCGAGGGCAATCACCAACACGCCTGCCGAGCGGGCCATTTCAACCACAGGGACAATCGCGGCCGGGTCACTGGGGGTAATTAAAATCCCCTTGGCCCCTGAGACCACTAAGTTCTCAATGGCCTGTGCCTGTGATTGATTATCACCATCGAACTGGCCAGCAAAAGTTTGTAGTTCAAGCCCCAGTTCATCTGCTTTTTTCTGAGCCCCTTCCTTCATTTTTACAAAAAACGGATTGTTATCAGTTTTTGTTATCAGGCCAACAATAGGTTTCTCTGCTGCTGCCACACCACCACTGAGCGCCAGACATAAGGTATAACTCAGAACTTTAATCAGTTTATTCATATGACGATTTCTCCGGTACCTTTGTGTTTCACGTTTTTAAATATAGTGTATGCCTATCATTTTTGTTGATTACATAGATTTTAAATATGTATCTGTGTCGGGATATCTGGTTGAAACCGTGATGAATCACGGTTTCAGGAGACTTGAGCTGTGGATTTATCGACATTTATGATCTATCAGCTAAGGTTATTTATAGGTAATTAAATATCACACAAAGTAATTGGATCGTGTTTCTCTTTCACAGCCTGACCTGTCGTCGCCTGAAAATTGCTCAATCAAGGCCAAGGCGCGAAAAGAGTGGTTGAGTGATGCTATGCAAGCGATGTTCTTGCATGTTTACGGTTGTCGGCCGGACCCGCTTATTTGGGTCATCAGTTTGCTGAAATGTCGATCAGGAGCTTAGTCAACGATGAATATTGGTTCAAAATTTATTCTCAGTATCGTCTCTATTGCCACCCTGGCCGTTGCCAGTACTGCCATTGTGCTGGCAACACTTTCTTCAGATAAAACAGAAGAGATTTTGCTGGATGCACGGCGTGACCAGATGATCTCGTTACGCAATGTTGCCACCGAAATTCTTCATCAATATTTTGGTTCGCTGGAAAATCAGATTCTGAGTATTTCACAGCAACAATCTGTGATTGATGCGACCCGGAATCTTTCCTCTTCCTATAAGCCATTTGCATTTTTTGTCGGCCGGACTGATCGTCCGGGTCAACGAGAAAAGCTGCGTCAGTATTATCAGGATAACATTGCGGCTCAATATTCACGTTTTAATCCCGGACAGCGCTTTGATACCAATGCGGTGATTGACGCGATGAGCGATCCGACCATTGCTCTGCAAACTCAGTATATTGCGGCGAACCCTAATACGCTGGACAGCAAAGACAATATGCTGTTTTCCTCTGATAAAACGTCTTACACCACCAACCATAAAAAATATCATCCTTACTTTCAGGATTCATTAAAGCGGTTTCACCTGCAGGATATTCTCTTACTGGATACCAACGGAAATGTGGTTTATTCGGTAAAAAAATACATCGATTTTGCTGCTTCAGTGTCTTCGGCGGCTTTTGCCGGCTCCGGACTGGCAGAGGCGTATAACCGGGCCAGCCAGCTGGAGAGTTCCGGTTATGCGTTTGTTGATTACGCCCCTTATCCGGGTGCATCCGGATTACCGACCGGCTTTATTTCTGCGCCTGTTTTTGAGAAAAACAAGCGGGTGGGTGTGGTGGTTTTGGCGCTCTCTTCTGTGAAACTGACCGAGCTGATGACCTATGGATACAACTGGGAGGCATCCGGATTGGGTCAAACCGGTGAAACCTACCTGATCGGGGCCGATCAGACGCCGCGCAGTGCCAGCCGCCTGTTGCTGGAACAACCCGAGGCCTATGCCGCGCAGGTGAAAGCGTTAAATTACCCACAACAAGAGATTGATAAAATTCTGGCAACGAAAACCAACGTGGCATTTCAACAGATCAAATCGCACGCGATTGATGAGGCGTTTAACGGAAATGCCGGGACAACCATTGACAGTAATTATCTGAATCACCAGGTCCTGACGGCTTTTGCTCCGCTGAATATCATGGGGCAAAAATGGGTGCTGCTGAATGAAATAGAAATGGCGGAAGTGACCTCGAAGCTGGGAGCGATTCAAAAGTCATTTTTGGTTTATGCGGCCATGACAGCGATTGTGGTGATTATTCTGGGTGGTGTTGCCGGTGCGGTCATTACACAAACAATCGTGCGTCCTATTCGTGAAACCAGTCACTCACTGATTGATATTGCAGAAGGTGAGGGCGACTTAACCAGCCGGTTAAACGCAGCGCGGAAAGATGAGCTTGGGGAGCTGGCGACCGGATTCAATCAGTTTGTAGCAAAAATTCATCAGCTGGTGCTCGGGATTAAAGGGTCGATGGAGGGGCTGAGCCGCACAGTTGATAACATGAATACCGTCGCTGAAGAGGGAAGTGAGTCGGCCAATACGCAACAAAAAGAGACAGAAATGGTGGTGGCGGCAATTAATCAGATGGCTGCTTCTGCACAGGAAATTGCAGGTAATGCGATGAATGCTGCCGATGTTGCCAACAGTGCAGACACAGAAGGAAAGCATGTTCAGTCGGTCGTGGATAATGCGATTTCCTCGATAGAAGGTTTATCTGAGGAAATTGATCAGGCGTCTGTGGTGATTACAGAGCTGGAAGGTAATGTTGGCAATATTGTGGCGATTCTTGATACGATCCGGGGCATTGCTGATCAGACGAATCTTCTGGCACTGAACGCTGCGATTGAGTCTGCACGGGCCGGAGAGCATGGACGGGGCTTTGCGGTGGTGGCCGATGAAGTCAGGGCGCTGGCGAAAAAAACACAAGACAGTACAGAAGAGATTCAGGAAATGATTGAGCGGCTGCAAAAAGACTCGATCCATGCCGTCAATGTGATGGCTTCCAGTAAAGCCAACGGTGAAAAGAGTGCCGATATTGCCCGGACAGTTGGGACTTCACTGATTAAAATTGCAGATTTTATTTCAACGATCAGTGATATGAATGCGCAGATCGCCGGCGCGTCAGATGAGCAAAAAACCGCGATAGAAGAAATTAACCGCAGTATGGTTGAAATATCCAACAGCGGCCAGCAAACCTTATCGGGAGTGAATTCGATTACCCAAAACAGTGCCGATTTAAGGGCGCTGTCGCACAGTCTGGAGGAGCAGATTCAGCAGTTTAGGGTTTAATTTACTGATATGGTTTGATGATCCTTATTTGCCACAATGCTGGTATATCACAGAGCGGTTTCTGCCATCATTTTTAGCCTGGTAAAGCATTCGGTCGGCGAGTTTGATTGAACTGCTGATATCCGGCCGGGAGGCCGGAATTGTTGTCCCGCCAATGGAAACCGTCTGGCGATAAGGCTGACCGCACAGGATACCGAAATCTTTCGACTCCAGAGCCATCCGTAACCTTTCTGCAGTTGTTTTTGCTTCTTGCTCCGGGGTGTTGGGTAAAAGAACCAGAAATTCTTCACCCCCATAGCGACTGACAATATCATGCTTTCTGACTTCGGACTTGAAGACTGCGGCTGCCGTTTTTAAGAATAAATCGCCGGTATCATGTCCAAAATTATCATTGACGGATTTGAAGTGATCTAAATCCAGAATCAGAATGGAAATGTCTCCGCCATATCTGGACTGGGCATTCAGCGCTTTCTGGATCTCATACTCCAGCCCGCGCCGGTTATATAAACCGGTCAGCGGGTCTGTGACCAGCAGTCGCTGCATCTCTTTTTCCGCCAGCCTCTTTTTTTGTTCCGATTTGCCCAAAATAATCGTGCTGATATAAATCAGTACCGACATAAAAATGGCGGCCAGGGTTACAAATAATTCGTAGGCTGATAACAGGTCCATTTGGTCAGACAGGTGTGGCAGGGCGATACCGACAATCAAACAAAATGAGAGGGAAAACAGAAACTGCATTCTCGCAACTGTCCCGACCAGATTGGGCGTCATGAATAATTTGATCGCGCCTTTGTTGGCAGTCATTCCCAGCCCTGAAAGCGCGACCATAAAGCAGATGATCACGGTCGATACTGACATCTGAAAATACAGTTGTTGCGCATCAAAAAAATACCCGAGGCTGGCAGTAAAAGGTATTGCCAGTCCGGTCAGGGTGAAAAACTGGAATGCATAATACTTTTGGCGCAGCCGGAGCATCACCGCGACGATATAGAACATACAGGTCAGAATCATGTTATTGCCGATGGCATCAAACTGACCATCGGCCATTTGACTGAGCAGGAAGCCGGTCAGGGTAATGACTTTATCGTGAAAGAAAAAATTAAAGCCAAAATCAAAAAAACTGATTAATCCGGCCAGCAACACTACGGACAGGAGGAAAATGGGTTGGTGGAACTTGACCTGATAAAACAGGTGGCTCATACAAAGCATCAAGGCGATAACAATCGCCACCGGATTGGTCGCTGCCAGCGACGGATGTATTTGTGAGAAAAGAGAGCTGCCGGTGATATCGACGGTCAACAGTGCAATACCGAGCAGGATAGTGATGGTATTGAGGTACTTACCTGCGGTCATTGCCAACAGCATCAGAGAATACTTTCTTGCCGTAATTTTCTTCCCTGTTGTCATCTTCTCTCACCTTGTCATGCGCTGTTACTTATAAGATTAGACGCATCAGGTCATGATTGCTTTCGCCTGAGAAAGATTAATGGATGTTGAGTCAGCATGTTACCCGGTGATGATGGCTGTTGGTTCTGTTGAACCGCACGAGACACCGCAGATGAGTCAGGTTAACTTAACGATGCCTGATATTGTTCAATCACGTCAAGCGGTGCGCTGATGATGGCGGTTTCAATCAGATCACCGATTTGCTCTTTCTCTTCGCCGCTTGCCTGTTCGGACAGTGTTTCCAGATCATTCAGTGTTTGCAGTGTCACTGGTCCTTCCAGCAACGCTTGTGCCTGTTCCAGTAAAGTCATAACAAGCTCCTTTCATCGTATTGGTTTAAGTTTATACACAAATCCCGTGAAGGTGCATTTTTCAGGCAATATCCGGGACATCTTCAGTTCATTTCGGGGTCACTCCTCTAAAACCAAAGCGGCTGATCGCGGTCAAAGCTGTGAATCTGGCGTATTTTTCTGCTCATTTTTGCTAACTGTTGCTCAAATTTACAACAGTTGAGGCTGTCCGGTTGCATTTTCCGGGAAACCCGCCTGATCTTCATTCAGCCGGGCTGGCAGATATTGCTGCAAAAATCCAAGAAAAACGGTGATTTTACCGGGGCGACGGAAGCGATCAGAAGACATCAGAGCGACGATATCAGCATCAGCCAGCCGGTAGCCGGGTATCAGTTCGGTCAGTGCGCCGGATTGAATTTCGGACCGGACATCCCATTCCGAACGCTGAATAATACCTTGTCCGGACAGACACCAGTTTTTGGTTACCTGACCGACGTTGCTCGATAAAACCGGTGCTATCCGGACGCTGAGCGTTTGTAAATTTGTGCGATCAGTAAAGCGCCACATGGTGGCATCTTCATCATTTTCCCGCAGGGCAATACAGCGATGGTGTGCCAGATCGCGGGGATGATTCAGGTTCGGTGCCGACTGAATATAAGCGGGGGATGCCAGCAGTAAACGCCGGTTTTTCGCCAGGACAACTCTCTTGAGTGATGAATCTTCCAGATGACCGATATACAGCATGATATCCGGGCTGTGATGGGCAGACCATTTTGGTGCATCGGATAAATTCAGTTCGACGTTGATGGCCGGATAACGGCGTTGAAATTCCGCAACCAGCGGGCCGATATGGGAGATACCGAGCCCCAGTGGTGAGACGATTTTAAGTGAGCCGGAAATCGCCTGTTTTGCATCAGAAACATCCTGCTGAAGATTTTCCAGCTCAGTCAGAATATGTTGTCCCTGCCGGGCCAGAAGCTCACCTTCGGCGGTAAGAGAAATCGAGCGGGCATTTCTTTCTGCCAGCACCACCCCCAGTTTTCGCTCAATTTGTTGCAGCCGCTGGGAAACACCCGGCGGAGTGACATTCATTTTTCTTGCGGCCGCTGCCAGAGAACGGCTGGCGGCAATCGTGATAAAAAATTCGATATCTTTTGATGTGAGCATGAAGAAAAAATTAATGATGGAATAAGAATAGATTAATTTAACTACATGATCCGGCATGTTACAACATTCGTCCTGGAGAAATAACATTCGTCACGGAGAAATAACATTCGTTGCGTAGAAATAACGACCGTGATAAAGGAGCATGCATGGAATATTTATCGTTGTTGAATGCCGGAGACGGAATTTATCTGTTTTTGTTTGTGGTCTCGGTGATTGCCGGCATTGTGGATGCCATTGCTGGTGGCGGGGGATTAATGACTGTACCGGCACTGTTGCTGGCGGGGTTGCCGCCGATGGTTGTTCTTGGTACTAACCGGTTGCAGGCCGTGGTCGGAGAGCTGACGACTTCCGTGATTTTTCTTTCCAGCCAGCCGTTACCGCAGAAAGGTTTGATCACCGGGCTTGTTTGTGCCTCCGCCGGGGCGCTGGCCGGTTCTTTTGCGGTCAGCCTGATTGATAAAGAGGCACTGGAAGTGTTGTTGCCGGTGCTGATGTGTGCCATTACCCTGTATTCCGTGATGTCGAAGCAGCTGAAGTCGGTCACTGAGGCCCCCGCGAAAATGTCTTCATCCCGCTTTATGGTGCTATGTGGCGTATCGATTGGCTTTTATAATGGCTTTTTTGGTCCGGGTACCGGTTCATTATGGATGATTGCTTTCGTGATTTTACTCGGTTATACCCTGCGTCAGGCCAGTATGATGACCAAGCCGCTGAATCTGGCCGGTAATGTGATTTCCCTGATTTTATTTATCGTCCTGGGCCATGTCGATTATACGCTGGGGATGGTCATGGGAATCGGACAAATCATTGGCTCACTGGCCGGAAGCCGGTTTGTGATTTCACATGGTCACCGGATCGTCAGGCCGGTATTTATTTCAGTCACAGTATTGATGACAGCAAAACTGATCTATGAACATCTCTGGCAGACAGCGCTGGTTTAACTGATCTGTGATTCTTTTGCTGCCTGATTCCGCATGTCCTGAAATGTTGCGAACAGAAAACCGGCCAGTGCCAGCAGGAGACACAGGGCTGAGCCGGTAAATTTCCCGGTGGCACAAAGATGGGCCATACGCGGCCAAAGTGTGTTTTGTGATCCGGTCAGAAGCTGTATCAGCGCGTAATTTTCCGTGAAATCACACAATGCCGTCAGTGGGCACAGAAATGAGAAGTACCGGATAAACCGGGCAACGTTCAATGAATAGCGGGCTGTCTTTTGTGTGATGAGCCGGAAACCGGACATACCCATAATGAGATAAAGAAAAATATACAGATAATCCAGTCCGATACTCAGCCCCGCAGCCATCTGGCCGGTTGCACCCCATGCAGTGAAAGCCTCATGTGCATGTTGTATTGTCCCGATCAGCTCAAAAGAGATGATTCCCTGTGGGGTGACATCATTTTTCATATAAGGATCGATTGAAAATACACCGATGTTACATACACAAAACAGGATAAAAGACAGAATAAAAATTTTTCTCAGGCTCATCTCTGGTCTCTCCGGGGTTCAAGCATGCGGTAGAGCAATCTCTGAAGGTTTTGCTGTTCCGGTTCAGTGAGTTTTCCGGTCAGGGGAGTCAAAGCCTGTTGTACTTGTTGATACAGTGCCTGAACCAGAGTTGCCCCTTCATCCGTCAGCAGTACATCCGTTGCTCTGCCATCTTCCTCATTCGGCTTTCTCAGTACCAGCCCTCTTTTTTCTGCACGGGCGATTAACCCGGACATGGTCTGTTTTTCCAGTCCGAGATACTCAGCCAGTTCAGCCATTCTCGGGCGCCGGTCTGCCAGTATGCCCAGTACCCGGAGCAGCGTCAGTGATACGTCGTTTTCTGCGGCAATCTTATTCAGGACGGCCATGGTTGAGAATGCGGCCGGTACGAGCGCATCAATCAGGCCTTCGCTGGCCGAATTGAATTGTCTGGGTGGATGTGGGTTATGTATTTTCATGACGCTTATGTTGACATAGTTCGTATTACGAATCTATTATAGTTCGTTATACGAACTAAATTTTAATCCAACCGGAGAAAGGGTTATGAAAGCAGCTGTTATTACCTCGTTTAATCATCCCCCACAATATGCTGATATTGCCGAACCTGTTCCGAAACATATTCAGGAAATGCAGGTTGATGTTCTGGCGGCGGGCTTACACCATCTCACCCGCGGCAGAGCAAGTGGCGCACATTATTCATCAGATGCTGTGCTGCCTTTTGTTCCCGGCGTTGATGGGGTTGGCCGCGGAGCGGACGGCACTTTGCGTTATTTTGTTCAGGCACCGGGACAACCGGGGTCGATGGCGGAAAAAACCGTGATTATGCCCGAGTACAGTCTCAGGCTGCCTGAAGTTTGTGATCCGATCCGGGTCGCAGCCGCGATGAATCCTGCGATGGCATCATGGCTGGCGCTGCGTTGTCGTACCGGATTTTTGCCGGGCCAGAAAGTGTTGATTTTGGGAGCCACCGGCAGCTCGGGTCAGATGGCTGTTCAGGTTGCGCTCTATCAGGGGGCGGCTGGGATTATCGCGGCGGGACGAAATCAACAGAAACTGGCGGCACTTGCTGATTTGGGAGCGACCGATACCGTCACTTTGACTGATCCGAAACTCGGGCAGCTGGCCAGCGAGGTGGATGTGGTTCTCGATTTTATCTGGGGGGAAAACACCGGCAAGCTGATGATGTCGTTGCTCAAATACCGGAAAGATCGTACCCAGCAGCTGACGTGGATACACGTGGGGTCAATGGCGGGAGAAGAAGCACCTATTCCGGGAGCGCTGCTGCGATCAGCCGATGTTCAGATCATTGGCAGCGGGCTGGGGGCAGTTGACGCACAGGAGATTCTCACCGAACTACCGTTACTGGTCAGTGAAATTGTATCCGGGCGGCTTTTCATTGATGTGAACGTTGTTCCGCTGTCTGAGGTCAGCTGCGTCTGGAACATGGTGAACAGCAGTGAACGGATTGTACTGACACCTTAACGGCACCTGCGGAGGATAGCATGATGAAAATGAATGAAAAACTTCGTGTGAGAATCTGGTCGACACCTCTCACTATTGGCTCTTTTATTCTGATGAGCCTGAGCGGCATTCTGATGTTCTTTGATATTGTGCCGGGATATATCAGCTTTGTGCATGAATGGTTTTCGTGGATATTTTTGCTGGCTGTGGCCGGTCATCTCACGATGCATTTCCGGCCGTTGAAAAATCATCTTCAATCTGTATGGGGCCGGACGAATGTGGTGATATTTACCCTGATTCTGTTGATCTCTGGTTTTTCTTTCGGCCGGATCACCGCCCCTCAGCTGAAATGGCCGATTGCTGAAATATTAGTCAACGCGCCGTTATCTGCACTGGCCGATGCGAAACGGGTCCGACAGGAGACATTTATCCAGAATCTGGCGTCGCACGGCATTCTGGCTGAACCGGGTCAGACGATCAGGGAGTTGGCACACCGGTACGATACCGATGAATTCCATCTTTTGGGATTAATCATTC carries:
- a CDS encoding GGDEF domain-containing protein; the encoded protein is MTTGKKITARKYSLMLLAMTAGKYLNTITILLGIALLTVDITGSSLFSQIHPSLAATNPVAIVIALMLCMSHLFYQVKFHQPIFLLSVVLLAGLISFFDFGFNFFFHDKVITLTGFLLSQMADGQFDAIGNNMILTCMFYIVAVMLRLRQKYYAFQFFTLTGLAIPFTASLGYFFDAQQLYFQMSVSTVIICFMVALSGLGMTANKGAIKLFMTPNLVGTVARMQFLFSLSFCLIVGIALPHLSDQMDLLSAYELFVTLAAIFMSVLIYISTIILGKSEQKKRLAEKEMQRLLVTDPLTGLYNRRGLEYEIQKALNAQSRYGGDISILILDLDHFKSVNDNFGHDTGDLFLKTAAAVFKSEVRKHDIVSRYGGEEFLVLLPNTPEQEAKTTAERLRMALESKDFGILCGQPYRQTVSIGGTTIPASRPDISSSIKLADRMLYQAKNDGRNRSVIYQHCGK
- a CDS encoding LysR substrate-binding domain-containing protein, translating into MPDHVVKLIYSYSIINFFFMLTSKDIEFFITIAASRSLAAAARKMNVTPPGVSQRLQQIERKLGVVLAERNARSISLTAEGELLARQGQHILTELENLQQDVSDAKQAISGSLKIVSPLGLGISHIGPLVAEFQRRYPAINVELNLSDAPKWSAHHSPDIMLYIGHLEDSSLKRVVLAKNRRLLLASPAYIQSAPNLNHPRDLAHHRCIALRENDEDATMWRFTDRTNLQTLSVRIAPVLSSNVGQVTKNWCLSGQGIIQRSEWDVRSEIQSGALTELIPGYRLADADIVALMSSDRFRRPGKITVFLGFLQQYLPARLNEDQAGFPENATGQPQLL
- a CDS encoding DUF4405 domain-containing protein; amino-acid sequence: MMKMNEKLRVRIWSTPLTIGSFILMSLSGILMFFDIVPGYISFVHEWFSWIFLLAVAGHLTMHFRPLKNHLQSVWGRTNVVIFTLILLISGFSFGRITAPQLKWPIAEILVNAPLSALADAKRVRQETFIQNLASHGILAEPGQTIRELAHRYDTDEFHLLGLIILDE
- a CDS encoding sugar ABC transporter substrate-binding protein codes for the protein MNKLIKVLSYTLCLALSGGVAAAEKPIVGLITKTDNNPFFVKMKEGAQKKADELGLELQTFAGQFDGDNQSQAQAIENLVVSGAKGILITPSDPAAIVPVVEMARSAGVLVIALDTPLDPASAADATFATDNFKAGELIGQWAKAKLGDKAGSAKIALLDLNANEISVDVARDQGFLKGFGIDLNNAQDIGDETDARIVGNEVTQGSVEGGRKAIETLLQKDTGINVVYTINEPAAIGAYEALAAFGKKDALIVSVDGGCEGVENVKSGVIGATSMQFPLRMAAMGVEAINTFIQTGKKPQNTEGLDFLNTGVELITDAPVSGIASKSSGDGLSLCW
- a CDS encoding MFS transporter, encoding MNRDRLETMYGYLVNEEDARACKAIPESACKEVPGNFMKIIFAQFFTKLGDALINPKVTLPWIMQSIGIPASFVAWLVPIRESGSLLPQLVIASYIRRLSVRKWVWVCGSLLQAVAVLAIGLVAMSFEGNTAGWAILLLLSVFSLARGLNSVASKDVLGKTIPKSQRGQVNGWSGSASGFVTLIFAGLMAISHFSGWQGSGVFYGGCLISAAVVWLIGAMIYGRIEEYEGETEGGKNGLLEALKQCHLLWTDRAFLQFVLTRTLFLCTALSAPYYVLLAQKNHGNDIWMLALFMFASGLASLLAGPFWGKFADKSSKKVMMLGASMSAVTGGILFVIDTGLPGLTQSYGLFPALYFMVCIAHDGVRVGRKTYLVDLSEGNQRTRYVAVSNTVIGLMLLLMSSLGLLTQLISLSQLVLVFSAVTIAGVLLAARLPDVSRT
- a CDS encoding MarR family winged helix-turn-helix transcriptional regulator; translation: MKIHNPHPPRQFNSASEGLIDALVPAAFSTMAVLNKIAAENDVSLTLLRVLGILADRRPRMAELAEYLGLEKQTMSGLIARAEKRGLVLRKPNEEDGRATDVLLTDEGATLVQALYQQVQQALTPLTGKLTEPEQQNLQRLLYRMLEPRRDQR
- a CDS encoding MDR/zinc-dependent alcohol dehydrogenase-like family protein, whose amino-acid sequence is MKAAVITSFNHPPQYADIAEPVPKHIQEMQVDVLAAGLHHLTRGRASGAHYSSDAVLPFVPGVDGVGRGADGTLRYFVQAPGQPGSMAEKTVIMPEYSLRLPEVCDPIRVAAAMNPAMASWLALRCRTGFLPGQKVLILGATGSSGQMAVQVALYQGAAGIIAAGRNQQKLAALADLGATDTVTLTDPKLGQLASEVDVVLDFIWGENTGKLMMSLLKYRKDRTQQLTWIHVGSMAGEEAPIPGALLRSADVQIIGSGLGAVDAQEILTELPLLVSEIVSGRLFIDVNVVPLSEVSCVWNMVNSSERIVLTP
- a CDS encoding TSUP family transporter: MEYLSLLNAGDGIYLFLFVVSVIAGIVDAIAGGGGLMTVPALLLAGLPPMVVLGTNRLQAVVGELTTSVIFLSSQPLPQKGLITGLVCASAGALAGSFAVSLIDKEALEVLLPVLMCAITLYSVMSKQLKSVTEAPAKMSSSRFMVLCGVSIGFYNGFFGPGTGSLWMIAFVILLGYTLRQASMMTKPLNLAGNVISLILFIVLGHVDYTLGMVMGIGQIIGSLAGSRFVISHGHRIVRPVFISVTVLMTAKLIYEHLWQTALV
- a CDS encoding methyl-accepting chemotaxis protein; amino-acid sequence: MNIGSKFILSIVSIATLAVASTAIVLATLSSDKTEEILLDARRDQMISLRNVATEILHQYFGSLENQILSISQQQSVIDATRNLSSSYKPFAFFVGRTDRPGQREKLRQYYQDNIAAQYSRFNPGQRFDTNAVIDAMSDPTIALQTQYIAANPNTLDSKDNMLFSSDKTSYTTNHKKYHPYFQDSLKRFHLQDILLLDTNGNVVYSVKKYIDFAASVSSAAFAGSGLAEAYNRASQLESSGYAFVDYAPYPGASGLPTGFISAPVFEKNKRVGVVVLALSSVKLTELMTYGYNWEASGLGQTGETYLIGADQTPRSASRLLLEQPEAYAAQVKALNYPQQEIDKILATKTNVAFQQIKSHAIDEAFNGNAGTTIDSNYLNHQVLTAFAPLNIMGQKWVLLNEIEMAEVTSKLGAIQKSFLVYAAMTAIVVIILGGVAGAVITQTIVRPIRETSHSLIDIAEGEGDLTSRLNAARKDELGELATGFNQFVAKIHQLVLGIKGSMEGLSRTVDNMNTVAEEGSESANTQQKETEMVVAAINQMAASAQEIAGNAMNAADVANSADTEGKHVQSVVDNAISSIEGLSEEIDQASVVITELEGNVGNIVAILDTIRGIADQTNLLALNAAIESARAGEHGRGFAVVADEVRALAKKTQDSTEEIQEMIERLQKDSIHAVNVMASSKANGEKSADIARTVGTSLIKIADFISTISDMNAQIAGASDEQKTAIEEINRSMVEISNSGQQTLSGVNSITQNSADLRALSHSLEEQIQQFRV